From the genome of Phytohabitans rumicis, one region includes:
- a CDS encoding sensor histidine kinase: protein MSTGPTTLPEKGVQARRAARRWFPRLRDARIRSKLALILVVPVAAVLALATVRLVDVGRGAYDASLIRDLTALSADVAALTQDMHKERMSAAAFLAVQNSKADDYNNAIRRTDERIAAYTAKREDLSDVPASVESRLDEIDQHLAALNGLRQNMQARQQRSVGEAVLRYGNILTDLVSYGEVLGQLAGEGNLAEELRALDAFAKAKAATAEEEAVVYAALVPGDVLGEEQLNSFVATLTGQESAQQAFGLVANGTQKAIADATVTGDAINLASSNEALVTRSIGQRPLISADDARRSINAVVDLMRFAEIKLEENALANADDVRAAVVRQAVVESILVVITLFIAIALAVVLARSLNQSLRRLREGALAVANRDLPEAVAQLRDVRSIGEGGPDEIVRQVRDAIRLPNRDEVGQVAQAFNVVHREAVRIAAEQAALRTSVSAMFLNLARRSQALVDRMIGELDMIERGEEDPKRLAQLFQLDHLATRMRRNDENLLVLAGADSTAPRRDDALLVDALRAAQSEVELYNRIEFGTVDTDISIAAHAVNDVVRLIAELLDNATRFSPPNTVVVADARRIRDYVLIQVEDRGLGLTEEQLDALNHRLGQPPAVDVAAFRLMGLAVVGRLASRYGIRVELRPNVEGGTVAQVTLPSGIVVLPKPRTREQVLTRPRSPLAVETGPTANVGTQSGGWPQPMTPAGRTSSATLSDPWLGKAPAQWDSAVPVNASAQTSAFPTLGQSLAGSAAAQAGIGSPTVAYPTVQSSPPPLRRPDAPVIPATAHPMTPAVLPPSGLPSGPVAGSPGVVPRPDDGGEVPIYREMEAVWFRSHGTASTEIFKMPADGYASPPPPVSAPSPVAASAGTGYAPAASSGTRGGSMGGGSMGGSLPTRTPAPPPAAYAPPVVPAAAVPPPAPPPPSEPVEAAIPRPRSATDEPWRTAADEGWRLAERAAQPASAGQTRSGLPKRVPQAQLVPGGVDTKAARDRARRTPDEVRGLLSAYHRGVQRGRAAGTDQNGSTSTKETSG from the coding sequence GTGAGCACCGGACCTACGACCCTGCCCGAAAAAGGTGTGCAGGCCCGACGTGCTGCGCGCCGGTGGTTCCCGCGCCTGCGGGACGCCCGGATCAGGTCCAAACTCGCGCTGATCCTGGTCGTGCCGGTGGCCGCGGTACTCGCGCTGGCGACGGTGCGACTGGTCGACGTCGGCCGGGGCGCCTACGACGCCAGCCTCATCCGCGACCTGACCGCGCTGTCGGCGGACGTCGCCGCCCTCACGCAGGACATGCACAAGGAGCGGATGTCGGCGGCCGCCTTCCTCGCCGTGCAGAACAGCAAGGCGGACGACTACAACAACGCGATCCGGCGCACCGACGAGCGGATCGCGGCGTACACGGCGAAGCGCGAGGACCTCAGCGACGTGCCCGCGTCGGTCGAGAGCCGGTTGGACGAGATCGACCAGCACCTGGCCGCCCTCAACGGCCTGCGCCAGAACATGCAGGCCCGCCAGCAGCGGTCGGTGGGCGAGGCGGTGCTGCGCTACGGCAACATCCTGACCGACCTCGTGTCGTACGGCGAGGTGCTCGGCCAGCTGGCCGGCGAGGGCAACCTGGCCGAGGAGTTGCGCGCCCTCGACGCGTTCGCCAAGGCCAAGGCGGCCACCGCCGAGGAGGAGGCGGTCGTCTACGCCGCCCTGGTCCCCGGCGACGTGCTCGGCGAGGAGCAGCTCAACTCGTTCGTCGCGACGCTGACCGGGCAGGAGTCCGCCCAGCAGGCGTTCGGCCTGGTCGCCAACGGCACCCAGAAGGCCATCGCGGACGCCACGGTCACCGGCGACGCGATCAACCTGGCCTCCTCCAACGAGGCCCTGGTGACCCGCTCGATCGGCCAGCGGCCACTGATCAGCGCGGACGACGCGCGCAGGTCGATCAACGCGGTCGTCGACCTGATGCGCTTCGCCGAGATCAAGCTCGAAGAGAACGCGCTCGCCAACGCCGACGACGTCCGCGCGGCCGTCGTCCGGCAGGCCGTCGTCGAGTCGATCCTGGTCGTCATCACGCTCTTCATCGCTATCGCGCTGGCCGTCGTGCTGGCCCGGTCGCTCAACCAGTCGCTGCGCCGGCTCCGCGAGGGCGCGCTCGCCGTGGCCAACCGGGACCTGCCCGAAGCCGTGGCTCAGCTCCGCGACGTACGCAGCATCGGTGAGGGCGGGCCTGACGAGATCGTGCGACAAGTGCGCGACGCGATCCGATTGCCCAACCGCGACGAGGTCGGGCAGGTGGCACAGGCGTTCAACGTCGTACACCGGGAAGCCGTCCGGATCGCGGCCGAGCAGGCCGCCCTGCGGACCAGCGTCTCGGCGATGTTCCTCAACCTGGCCCGGCGCAGTCAGGCGCTGGTCGACCGGATGATCGGCGAGCTCGACATGATCGAGCGCGGCGAGGAGGACCCGAAGCGACTGGCCCAGCTCTTCCAGCTGGACCACCTCGCCACCCGAATGCGCCGCAACGACGAAAACCTGCTGGTGCTCGCCGGCGCCGACTCCACCGCCCCGCGCCGCGACGACGCGCTGCTGGTGGACGCGCTGCGCGCCGCCCAGTCCGAGGTGGAGCTCTACAACCGGATCGAGTTCGGCACGGTCGACACCGACATCTCGATCGCCGCCCACGCGGTCAACGACGTCGTACGGCTGATCGCCGAGCTGCTCGACAACGCCACCCGGTTCTCCCCGCCCAACACGGTCGTGGTCGCCGACGCCCGGCGCATCCGGGACTACGTGCTGATCCAGGTGGAAGACCGGGGCCTGGGCCTGACCGAGGAGCAGTTGGACGCGCTCAACCACCGGTTGGGCCAGCCGCCCGCGGTCGACGTGGCCGCGTTCCGGCTGATGGGCCTGGCCGTGGTGGGCCGGCTCGCCTCCCGGTACGGCATCCGCGTCGAGCTGCGGCCCAATGTGGAGGGCGGCACGGTCGCGCAGGTGACGCTGCCGAGCGGGATCGTCGTGCTGCCCAAGCCGCGGACCCGCGAGCAGGTGCTCACCCGGCCGCGCTCGCCGCTGGCCGTGGAGACCGGTCCGACCGCCAACGTGGGCACCCAGTCGGGCGGGTGGCCGCAGCCGATGACGCCCGCGGGGCGTACGTCGTCGGCGACCCTGTCCGACCCCTGGCTGGGCAAGGCGCCGGCGCAGTGGGACAGCGCCGTCCCGGTCAACGCGAGCGCGCAGACCAGCGCGTTCCCGACGCTGGGCCAGTCCCTAGCCGGCTCAGCCGCGGCGCAGGCCGGGATCGGCAGCCCCACGGTGGCGTACCCGACGGTGCAGTCATCGCCGCCGCCGCTGCGCCGGCCCGACGCACCGGTGATCCCGGCGACCGCGCACCCGATGACGCCGGCCGTGCTGCCGCCCTCGGGCCTGCCGTCGGGGCCGGTGGCCGGCTCCCCGGGTGTGGTGCCGCGCCCCGACGACGGCGGCGAGGTGCCGATCTACCGCGAGATGGAGGCGGTCTGGTTCCGGTCGCACGGCACGGCCTCCACCGAGATCTTCAAGATGCCGGCGGACGGCTACGCGTCGCCGCCGCCCCCGGTGAGCGCCCCGAGCCCGGTCGCCGCCAGCGCCGGCACCGGATACGCCCCCGCGGCGTCGTCCGGCACCCGCGGCGGATCGATGGGCGGCGGTTCCATGGGCGGATCGCTGCCCACCAGGACACCCGCCCCGCCGCCGGCCGCGTACGCGCCGCCGGTGGTGCCGGCAGCAGCCGTTCCGCCGCCCGCGCCGCCGCCGCCCAGCGAGCCCGTAGAAGCGGCCATTCCGCGCCCCAGGAGCGCCACTGACGAGCCGTGGCGTACCGCCGCGGATGAAGGGTGGCGTCTGGCTGAGCGGGCCGCTCAGCCGGCCAGCGCGGGCCAGACGCGGTCCGGCCTGCCCAAGCGGGTGCCCCAGGCACAGCTCGTGCCCGGTGGCGTCGACACGAAGGCCGCCCGGGATCGCGCCCGGCGCACCCCGGACGAGGTTCGCGGCCTGCTGTCGGCGTATCACCGGGGGGTGCAGCGCGGCCGGGCGGCCGGTACCGACCAGAACGGCTCTACCTCTACCAAGGAGACCAGCGGATGA
- a CDS encoding ABC transporter substrate-binding protein, which translates to MRSIRSVALSALTAATLVLSVSACQLGDEAGDTEEIIIGADLELSGPTATIGQAYQRALVLKIDQVNDSGVLGNRKLKLDAKDNRSDPSLSLSNVGEFANNPKVAAVVMGVCGDCVVGAAKTLNDRKIPTIALAPASNVVTPVAERRWIFKVAPNAADSAAALTSELQNAGKKTVGLLYSDDAYGKEGRAALEDALRKAGIEVVAAGQVKSTDTDVSQPMATILAEQPDAIVVWTFADQANLAAASARQDDYQGSLYFDAAAAGDLFLSGQAATNGATMIFTQTMVIDDVIATTPAKAARKQWFRDYTAKYGSYYGFSSFAADAVQMVTNALQGATTVNRDSVRAILETSQFDGISGPIRITPDNHSGLMPQALTVLVARSGRWRLAG; encoded by the coding sequence TTGAGGTCCATACGCTCCGTGGCGCTCTCGGCGCTCACCGCAGCCACCTTGGTCCTTTCGGTGTCCGCCTGCCAACTCGGCGACGAGGCGGGGGACACCGAGGAGATCATCATCGGCGCCGACCTGGAGCTGTCCGGGCCGACCGCCACCATCGGCCAGGCGTACCAGCGGGCGCTGGTGCTGAAGATCGACCAGGTCAACGACTCCGGCGTGCTCGGCAACCGGAAGTTGAAGCTGGATGCCAAGGACAACCGCTCGGATCCGAGCCTGTCGCTGAGCAACGTCGGCGAGTTCGCCAACAATCCGAAGGTCGCGGCCGTCGTCATGGGCGTCTGCGGGGATTGCGTGGTGGGCGCCGCCAAGACGTTGAACGACCGCAAGATTCCGACCATCGCGCTCGCTCCGGCCAGCAACGTGGTCACGCCTGTCGCCGAACGGCGCTGGATCTTCAAGGTGGCACCGAACGCCGCCGACAGCGCCGCGGCCCTCACGTCCGAGCTGCAGAACGCCGGCAAGAAGACGGTCGGGCTGCTCTACAGCGACGACGCGTATGGCAAGGAGGGCCGGGCCGCGCTGGAAGACGCGCTCCGCAAGGCCGGGATCGAGGTCGTCGCGGCCGGGCAGGTCAAGAGCACCGACACCGACGTGAGCCAGCCGATGGCGACGATCCTGGCGGAGCAGCCGGACGCGATCGTCGTGTGGACGTTCGCCGACCAGGCCAACCTCGCCGCGGCGAGCGCGCGCCAGGACGACTACCAGGGCAGCCTGTACTTCGACGCGGCCGCCGCCGGCGACCTCTTCCTGTCCGGACAGGCCGCCACCAACGGCGCGACCATGATCTTCACCCAGACGATGGTCATCGACGACGTCATCGCCACCACGCCGGCGAAGGCCGCCCGCAAGCAGTGGTTCCGCGACTACACCGCCAAGTACGGCAGCTACTACGGCTTCTCGTCGTTCGCGGCGGACGCCGTGCAGATGGTCACCAACGCCTTGCAGGGCGCCACGACCGTCAACCGGGACAGCGTCCGGGCGATCCTGGAGACCTCGCAGTTCGACGGGATCTCCGGGCCGATCCGCATCACCCCGGACAACCACTCGGGCCTGATGCCGCAGGCGCTCACCGTGCTCGTGGCCCGCAGCGGCCGCTGGCGGCTGGCCGGCTAA
- a CDS encoding ABC transporter permease, with protein MNETSVAPAPVAAPPVRTRVRLPGVVYPVAGLVVTVFVWWLITSVFRWANPVVLPPPQDVLRNFNTNRDFVLKGTLVTSLEVVVGFLISSAAGFLIGLVLAGSRVLERMFSPLLVAINAVPKIAFGPMLVAWLGWGQPPIQFMIFVMSFFPVVLATVTGLTRTPSELAEMARSLDASRRQMFVKVRLPSALPQLFIGLKLALPLASVGAVIGEFQAGDAARPGLGSIILQTLGQGDSATAFGAFVLIAGTTIALYYVVVGAERLLLPWVRATTER; from the coding sequence ATGAACGAGACGTCCGTCGCCCCGGCACCCGTCGCGGCGCCGCCGGTCAGGACCCGGGTACGGCTGCCCGGGGTCGTCTACCCGGTGGCCGGACTGGTCGTCACGGTCTTCGTGTGGTGGCTGATCACGAGCGTGTTCCGCTGGGCCAACCCGGTGGTGCTGCCACCGCCGCAGGACGTGCTGCGAAACTTCAACACCAACCGCGACTTCGTGCTCAAGGGGACGCTGGTGACCTCCCTGGAGGTGGTGGTCGGCTTCCTGATCTCGTCGGCCGCCGGGTTCCTGATCGGACTCGTGCTGGCCGGCTCAAGGGTCCTGGAACGGATGTTCTCGCCGCTGCTGGTGGCGATCAACGCGGTACCGAAGATCGCTTTCGGCCCGATGCTCGTCGCCTGGCTGGGCTGGGGCCAGCCGCCGATCCAGTTCATGATCTTCGTGATGTCGTTCTTCCCCGTCGTGCTGGCTACCGTGACCGGCCTGACCAGGACACCGTCCGAGCTCGCCGAGATGGCCCGCTCGCTGGACGCGTCCCGCCGGCAGATGTTCGTCAAGGTACGACTGCCGTCCGCGCTTCCGCAGCTGTTCATCGGCCTGAAGCTCGCGCTGCCGCTGGCGTCGGTCGGCGCGGTCATCGGCGAGTTCCAGGCCGGCGACGCCGCCCGGCCGGGGCTGGGCTCGATCATCCTGCAGACCCTCGGGCAGGGCGACTCGGCGACCGCCTTCGGCGCCTTCGTGCTGATCGCCGGCACGACCATCGCGCTCTACTACGTCGTGGTCGGCGCCGAGCGCCTGCTGCTCCCGTGGGTGCGGGCCACTACTGAACGGTAA
- a CDS encoding ABC transporter substrate-binding protein produces MRRLTRTFATAALATALAVVAGCSSDEPEETGGGNNAAANGTPVKVTYLTSFGNFGRDSYAWVALEKGFFRDAGFEVDVQKGQGTGGNITAIVSGKADYTPIDLTGGLLQLGKGVKDFTAVAAIQQRTMAAIATTEDKNIKTPKDLEGKTLADTPGSVVRNLFPTYAKLAKIDYNKVKWQDGEAATLIATLGSGKVDGIGQFVVGRPTIAAVTKKTPVFLPYSDYLTDLYGNVLVTSTKNAKEKPDQVKAFAAALLKGLEYALANPKEAADILKAKDPTANPVAAQAELELMGAFVRSAGSGEKIGTIDTQRVARSIAILQGAGQVPAGLTPEQIISVDLTPKA; encoded by the coding sequence ATGAGAAGGCTTACCCGCACGTTTGCGACAGCCGCGCTGGCCACGGCGCTGGCCGTGGTGGCGGGCTGCAGCTCTGACGAGCCCGAGGAGACCGGCGGCGGCAACAACGCCGCCGCCAACGGCACACCGGTGAAGGTGACGTACCTCACGTCGTTCGGCAACTTTGGCCGCGACTCGTACGCCTGGGTCGCGCTCGAAAAGGGATTTTTCCGAGACGCCGGATTCGAGGTCGACGTCCAGAAGGGCCAGGGGACCGGCGGCAACATCACCGCCATCGTGAGCGGCAAGGCCGACTACACCCCGATCGACCTCACCGGTGGCCTTCTGCAGCTCGGTAAGGGCGTCAAGGACTTCACGGCGGTCGCCGCGATCCAGCAGCGCACGATGGCCGCCATCGCCACCACCGAGGACAAGAACATCAAGACCCCGAAGGACCTGGAGGGCAAGACGCTCGCCGACACCCCCGGGTCCGTGGTGCGCAACCTCTTCCCGACGTACGCCAAGTTGGCGAAGATCGACTACAACAAGGTCAAGTGGCAGGACGGCGAGGCGGCGACGCTGATCGCGACGCTCGGGTCCGGAAAGGTCGACGGCATCGGGCAGTTCGTCGTGGGCCGTCCGACCATCGCCGCGGTCACCAAAAAGACCCCGGTCTTCCTGCCGTACAGCGACTACCTCACCGACCTCTACGGCAACGTGCTGGTCACCTCGACCAAGAACGCCAAGGAGAAGCCCGACCAGGTCAAGGCGTTCGCCGCGGCTCTGCTGAAGGGCCTGGAGTACGCGCTGGCCAACCCCAAGGAGGCCGCCGACATCCTGAAGGCGAAGGACCCGACCGCCAACCCGGTCGCGGCCCAGGCCGAACTGGAGCTGATGGGCGCGTTCGTCCGGTCCGCCGGCAGCGGTGAGAAGATCGGCACGATCGACACCCAGCGGGTGGCGCGGAGCATCGCGATCCTGCAGGGCGCGGGCCAGGTCCCGGCCGGCCTGACCCCGGAGCAGATCATCTCCGTCGACCTGACGCCGAAGGCATAG